ATAGCCAACCGCTTTTAGCACGTTGGGATCGACCATGCCGCAGCCCAGCACCTCCAGCCAGCGTCCCCGCCAGCGCACGTCTACCTCCGCCGATGGCTCCGTAAATGGGAAGAAACTAGGCCGAAACCGCACCTCGATCTCGCCAAACATCTCTTCCAAAAAGGTCTTGATCGTACCGCGCAGGTCGGTGAAGGTCAGCCCCTCATCCACCGCCAGAATTTCAATCTGGTGAAACACCGCCGAATGAGTTGCATCTACCGTATCGCGTCGATAGACCCGCCCCGGAGCCGCCACGCGAATCGGCGGTTCGTTCGCCTCCATATAGCGAATCTGCACCGAAGACGTGTGGGTTCGCAGCAGGTTGCCATCAGGCAGATAGAACGTATCCTGCATATCCCGTGCCGGGTGGTCAGCGGGCGTATTGAGCGCCTCAAAGTTGTAGTAGTCGGTTTCCATTTCGGGGCCCTGGGCCACGGTATAGCCCAGACCCACAAAAATATCGAGCGCCCGGTCAATGGTGCTGGTTAGGGGATGGTTGCGCCCTTGGGGCCGGAACGTTCCGGGCATGGTCACGTCCAAGGTTTCCGCGGCCAGTTGGGCCTCAATTTGGGCCGCTTGCAGCGCCGCCTTTTTCTGATCCAGCCCCGTTTGCACGACTTCCTTGACCTCATTGGCCAGGGCCCCAATGCGGGGACGCTCTTCAGCGCTCAGCCGCCCCATGCCGCCCAGCACTTGCGACAGGCTGCCCTTTTTGCCCAAATACTTGATCCGGAGTTGTTCTAAATCTTCGAGGGAAGCAGCAGCGGCGATCGCCCCTTCGGCTTCTTGCTGCAACGTCGTCAACTGGGTTTCTAGCTCTACCAACTGGGTGGTCATACAGGTTGTCTGGCGGGTTGTTCTGAAAGGAATGTCTGAGGAATGTCTGAAAAGGACTGGGGAGAAGTCGCCCAGAAGAACCAGGAAAGAGGAATCTCTTCGAGCCAGTCTTCAAGAGCAACAGTCGGCGTAGAGCTACAATCCCTACTCCCTTAGTTTACCGATAGTTTACCGAGCTTCATCCCTCAACGACCCACCTCCCCACAGGATCGCCCTCTACAACAGAAGCATGGCGCAAGCGGAGAATAGCAGAGGAAGAATAGTAATGGATAAGCCAGCCAATCGCTTTCATAATTCTGAATGGGCCCACCTCAATCAAACCACCCACTATGCACCTCTTAATCAGCAACGATGACGGAATTTTTTCTCTAGGAATTCGCACCCTGGCAAACACCCTTGCCCAAGCAGGGCATCAAATCACCGTCGTCTGCCCCGACCGAGAGCGATCGGCCACTGGGCATGGGCTAACCCTCCACAAACCGATTCGGGCAGAGCAGGTCGAAGGTATCTTCCAGCCTAGCGTCATGGCCTGGGCCTGTTCGGGCACCCCTTCTGACTGCGTAAAGCTGGCGCTGGGAGCGCTCCTCAACACCCCCCCTGACATGGTGCTATCGGGCATCAACCACGGCTCTAATCTGGGCACAGACGTGCTGTATTCAGGGACTGTTTCGGCGGCAATGGAAGGCGTTATCGAAGATGTAACTGGCATTGCCTTCAGCCTCACCAGCTTCTCCTCAAAAGATTTTCAGCCTGCTGCCAACTTTGCCCAGCGGCTCGTTGCTTACTTAGCCGCCAACCCGCTGCCCCAGCCGATGCTGCTGAATGTCAACGTGCCCGCTGTGCCTGTCGAAAAAATTGCGGGCGTAGCCATAACTCGACAGGGACTCCGGCGCTACATTGACCAGTTTGAAAAGCGAATTGACCCCAGGGGCAAAACCTATTACTGGCTGGCGGGCGAGCTGTTGGAAGACGTGCCGCAGCCAGACCTAGAACTGGTGGTGACTTCGCAGACCCGGCTCGGTGAAGCCAGCGGAACATGGCTGAATCAAATGATGACCGATGTCCAGGCCATTCGCCAGCACTACATCACCATTACGCCGCTGCAATATAACCTTTCCTGTGCCCACGGTTTGCATCATCTCCGGGATTGGACATTATCGGTTGAATAATGAGTCAAGCTCAGCCCTAAGCCAGGCTACAGTCAGTTGGCCAGCAGTCACTCGGCCAGTTTGGCAGAGATGGGGGCAAATGCAGCAAATGCAGTATGGGATCGAGGTGGATAATCGGTTAGCCAAAGAACAGCACTCGTTTCTTGACAAATTTCAATCAAATTTCAAACAAAGTTCAAAAGTTCGTAGAATCTGAATTTTTTCTATGAATTGCGGATGTCAGCTTCAACTGAATGAAGCATGATGAACGAGCCAGTCGCAAATTTCCACCCTCGCGGGCAAAACCCCAGTGCTGCACCGATGCTGAAAGTTTTTTGGTTTTTTGTGAATTTGGTTCTATGAATTTGCAGCAAACAAAATTTCTTGTGAGATTAGAGCAATGTCATGATGAAGAGGGAACTCTAGGATTAAGGATGCAGCCGGGCGGTCTTTCCCCCTTTACAATAGGGTCATAGGCTGGTGAGTGGTGTGTTGAGCCTGGTTTACCTCCAAATGGCTCGATCAGAGGTACGGTGCAAACTGGGTGAAACATTTTTGGGGCCTTTGGCGCAGGTAGCACAGGAGTAATGCCGGATGCTTGCTGCATATTGTCAACACTGCCGATGCTACCTGGGGCTGCATTCTCAAGCCGCCAAACGCCTGAAAGCCATCTATCAAGAGCCGAAGCATTCACGGATGAAAGCGCCATGCAACGAGAAGGTCTTGTTTGGCAGGGCCAATGTCAGTCCAGTAAGAACCACAAATGTCTAGCGTGAAAAACCAGTTTACGATTCATTTCTGGGGTGTGAGGGGCAGTATTGCCTGTCCTGGCGCAGAGACGGTGCGCTATGGGGGGAACACTTCCTGTGTGGAAATGCGCGTCGCTGGAGAGCGGCTGATTTTTGATGGCGGTACGGGGCTGCGAGTGCTGGGGCAGTCTTTGCTGCGAGAGATGCCGCTGCGAATCAATATGTTCTTTACCCATTCCCACTGGGATCACATCCAGGGCTTTCCGTTTTTTGTGCCAGCCTTTGTCAAAGGCAATAAGTTCAATATTTATGGGGCGATCGCCCCCAACGGCTCCACCATCGAGCAGCGGCTTAATGACCAGATGCTGCATCCCAACTTCCCTGTGCCGCTGCAAATCATGGGGGCGGATATGAACTTCTGCGACCTAGAGATTGGAGAGTCGGTGCAGGTGGGGGACGTGCTGGTAGAAAACGCCCTGCTAAACCATCCGGGCGAGTCGGTGGGGTATCGCGTCAACTGGGGCGATCGCGCGGTTGCCTATATCACCGACACCGAGCATTTTCCCGATCGGCTGGATGAAAACGTCCTCTGGCTCTGTCGCAACGCGGATGTCATGATCTACGATGCCACCTACACCGACGAGGAATACTACTCGGAAAAATCCAGCAAAGTTGGCTGGGGACATTCGACCTGGCAGGAAGCGGTGAAGGTTGCGAAGGCAGCGAACGTGAAGAAAGTCGTGATTTTCCACCACGACCCGCTGCACAGCGACGAGTTTATGGATCGCGTCCAGGAAGACACCCGTAAGCATTTTCCCAACAGCATCGTTGCCTACGAAGGGCTGGAGATTGACGTACTGGCAGAGGCAGCAGCATCCGCAGCATCCGCAGAATCAGCAGACACGACTGACGGCAAGCCTGCTGCTTCGCAAGCCAGCATTTCTGCCTGAGTCCGAGATTAGCTCCAGCCTTTGGCAGCAGATACAATCCAGGTTCCACCTCGCTCAGCCGCTTTATGTCAGAATGTAAAGCGTGTGGATCACATCCTGCTTAGAGACGGTAAAAACCCCGACAGTCGTTGCCCTAGGAAACTTTGACGGCGTTCACCCAGGGCATCAAACTGTGATTGAACCTGTTTGGCTGGCCGCGCAGCAGTTTCGGGCAACTTGCGCTGTGGGTTCTGGCGCGATCGCCCCTGTTCCGACCGTTGTGACATTCCACCCCCACCCCCGCGAGTTTTTTACGGGCAAGCGCCGCGATTTGCTGACTCCGCTGGCGGAAAAGGTGGCTCAACTCAAACCCCTTGGGGTCGCGCAACTGGTGCGGCTACCGTTCGACCATGACCTATCGTGCCTGTCGCCAGAGGCATTTGTAGAGCAGATTTTGGTGCGATCGCTGGCGGCACAGGAAATTAGCGTGGGCGAGAATTTTTGCTTTGGGCATAAGCGGGCGGGCACGGCGGAAGATTTGCGGGCGATCGCCGCTCGGTACGACATTCCCGTTCACATCGTGCCCATGTATACGCTGGACGGCGAGCGGGTCAGCAGTTCCACCATCCGCGACTATTTGCAGCAAGGACTTGTGCGGCCCGCTGCGCGGCTGCTGGGGCGACCCTACATGCTCGTCGGCGACGTGGTGAAGGGGCAGCAGTTGGGGCGATCGCTCGGCTTTCCCACTGCAAATCTGTGCCTGCCCGAAGAAAAGTTTTTGCCCCGACTGGGCGTGTATGCGGTTCGAGTTTGGGTTCAGAATGAGGCTTTTCCCAACGCCTTAGTCCTCCCGCCCGCAGACCCAGCAAGGCAGCCGCAGCCCGGCGTGATGAACCTGGGCTATCGTCCAACGGTAGACGGCAGCCAGCGCCAGGTGGAAGTTCACCTGCTGGACTGGGCGGGCGATCTGTACGGCAAAACGCTGGTGGTCGGCCTAGAGGCATTTCTCCGCGCTGAGCAAAAGTTTGATTCCCTCGACGCGCTGAAGGCGCAAATTCAGCAAGACTGCGACCAAGCGCGATCGCTCCTCACCACGTCCCCATGACCTCCCAAATCCTTTCCGACTGTTCCGCTCTGCGGCTGCTGTTTCTTTCGACCCCGGTTGCGCCACTGGGCACAGGGCTGGGCGGCGGCGTGGAACTGACGCTGTACAACCTGGCAATAGAGATGACCCAGCGGGGACACAGGGTGCAAATCGTCGCGCCGGAGGGTTCCCAACTGCCGCAGTCTGCCGACGCGGCCCCAGTGGCGATCGCCCAGATTCCTGGCAAGCTGCAAACCAGTGCCCAGACCCAGCACTATACCGACCCGATTACCCTACCGCCAGAGTCGGTGCTGGGCAACATGTGGGACTATGCCCGCCAAGCGCAGCACGACGTTGATGTGCTGGTGAACTTTGCCTACGACTGGCTGCCGCTTTACCTCACGCCCTTTTTTCAGCGGCCCGTGGCCCATCTGATCAGCATGGGATCGTTGTCAGCGGCGATGGATGCTGCCATTCAGCAGGTCGCCCGCATGTTTCCGGGCACGCTTGCCGCCCACAGCCACGCCCAGGTGGATACTTTTCCAGATGCAGGCGGATTCCGCGTGCTGGGCAACGGCCTGGATCTGTCACGCTACGAGTTTTGTGCCGAGCCAGAGAATCGACTGGGCTGGGTGGGGCGACTGGCTCCCGAAAAGGGTCTGGAAGATGCGATCGCCCTCGCCGCACAAACCCAAATTCCCCTCTCGGTGTGGGGGGCGATGCCCGATCCCGCCTACTGGCAGCAGATCCAGCAGCGCTATCCTGATGCGCCGGTCGAGTACCGGGGGTTTCTCTCAACCGAAGAATTGCAGCAAGACCTGGGCCGCTGTCGGGCGCTGGTCATGACTCCTAAATGGGTCGAGGCATTCGGCAATGTGGCTGTGGAAGCGCTGGCCTGCGGCGTACCCGTCATTGCCTACCGCCGGGGCGGCCCGTCGGAAATTGTCACCGATGGGGAAACGGGCTGGCTGGTGGAGCCGGATCAGGTTGCTGAACTGGTGGCGGCTGTTGACAAGCTGGGGCAAATCGACCGGGCGGCCTGTCGCCGCCGCGCCGAAGCTCACTACTCGAAGCAGGCGATGGGCGATCGCACGGAGCAGTGGTTCCGTGACCTGCTTCAAAAGCGTTCTCCTAGCGCGATCGCCCAGACATTTGGTTAAAATTGGTTAAAAATATGAGCTTAGGACTTACGCAATTGGACGATTTCTGGCGGGCGCAGCCCGCGAGAAATCGTCCAAAACCCAAAAAGTCTCACCGCAAGTGCGTAAGTCCTAGAGCTATACGAACTAAAAATTAGGGGCTGCTCCAAAACCGGAGGATTTACAGTGCCAGGGCAATCACCCGATGCGACCTATCCCACGCCACCATCCACCAACTATTACACTATTCTGGGGCTGCGCCATACGGCATCGGTGCAAGAGATTCGTCGCGCCTATCGAGACTTGAGCAAGCTCTACCACCCAGATACGACGGAACTGCCGCCCGACGTGGCTACGGCCAAGTTTCACGCCCTCAACGAGGCCTACGCCACGCTGAGCAGCCCAGAGCGCCGCGCCGCCTATGACTTGAAAAGCGGCTATTCCCGCGTTTCGGTCATCCAGACCCCGGCAAATTTCAATCGTCCCGTTTCCGAAGCCCGCCGCTATCGATCAAGCGCTTATCTTGATCCGAGCGATCGCCCCCTGTCTGCGGGTGAGCTATTTGCCCTGTTCATCTTGGGAGTTACCTTTGTCGCCTGCCTGCTGCTGGTGCTGGCGGTGGGCGTTTCGCGGGGCGAGTTTACCATCGCCAGCCTCAAGTCCGAGCGCTTGGTCGAAATTATTCACCAGGCCACAGCCCACTCTGCGGTTTCTCCCCCCGATGTCTCCAGTCATGCGCCAGTGGACTTTGACCCGGAAGCCCCGAGTGATGCCGTGATGGAGTGACGCAGGCATTTTTCTCGCTGCTTGATCCCTTTTATTCCGCATATCCCCACACCTCACACCGCCTTATGTCCCTCCCCCCTGCCGATACGCCGCTCTATAATCATCCGCTGCCCGAAATTGAGCAGTGGCTCATTTCGCAGGGCTGCCAGCAAGACCGCGACAATTTGCATTGCTGGTATGTACAAAAGCCTCAGTGGGAAGCAGAAATTGTGATGGATGTAGACTCCATTGCCGTTCGCTACATTGGTGCGGGCGAAAACGGGCAAGATCTGGTGCGATCGTTCAAGTATTCTCTAAGCCGTCGAGACTTGGACGAGGCAATTTTTGTTGGGCCGTGATGCATTGGGCTGTGATGCATTGGGCCGTGATGCAGGCAAAATGCAGGCAGGATGCCGAAGGCGACGCAAGCGGAAACGCGACGGACTTCTGCAAACCCATCGCGTGAATTAGCGCGTTATTTGGCGCTCTAAATTAATCAGCGCTCTAATTAATCGGTTAATCAGTTAATCAATCAATTAATCAATGCTATAAGCGGCGCAAGGCGAAGACTTCGGTCTGCTGGTGCAATGGCTGGCCTAGTTTGGGGCGATCGCACATCCCCGCTCCCGGACTTTTTCCAGCAGTTCAGGGGGCGGATTTTTCAGTGCATCGGGCGAATCTGGGTGAAACCGTCCCAGCAACAGGTAGCTGACCAGGGCGGGATATTCTCGCAGCGCTAGGAGCGATCGCCGTGCAGACGGAATGGGCGCAGTTTCAGCATGGGGAATAACCGAGAAGCCGTAGCCCTCAAAGGTCAACGTTGCCCGCTTCAGATGAGCCGGATCGGTGATCAAGATAATCGTCTTTACGCCTTGGGGCCCCAAAATGGTCGCCGTTGACTCGGCTTCGTCCTTGGTAGTGCGGGCACACCGCGTCGCTGCGAGAACCGATAGCGGAATGTTTTGTTGCTCAAGCAGTTCCGCGATCTCCTCCATATTGTGCTCCATCGTTACAAAGATCCGGGGCGATCGCCCTTGCTTGTAAAGATCCACAGCCGTCTCATAGCGTCGCCCCTCATCGCGAGAATTGCGCGTCAGCACGACAATGGCATCAGCAGTTTGTCCCGAATCAGGGGGTAGGGCAGTTACCAGTGGATAGGTGAGCGCGGCGGCACCCAGCGGCGAAACCATCAGCCAATACAGCACCAATGCGCCCATCAGCAGGCGCTTTAGAGATTTTCGCTGCCGAATCCAGTTTTTTGAACCGGGGATGAGCCTAGGAACGACCCACAGCAACGCCAGCAAGATGACGAATAAGAGCGTGACTTTCGCTGGATTGGTGAGTAAATCCACCAGTTCCCAGTTCAGATTTGTCCAAAATCGTCCAAGGATTCCGCGCAGGTTTGACATGGTTCACTCCAGAAAATTACGGCATTGCAGATCCAGACAAATTGCCCTGAGAAATTGCCCTGAGAAATTGCCCTGAGATAGAGATGGTGGGCATTTGGTTAGCAATTTGTCTCATCAGTGAGTGCGCAATTGAAGCCAGTAGGACAGGTGAACTCAGCAACCGATCGAAAACTAAGCAGCTAAATACTATGCGTATTGTAGGTTTACGAAGAGAGACGACCAAAGCGGCGATCGCGCTGTTGATAGTCCACCAGCGCCCGGTGAAACTCTGCCCGGTCAAAGTCGGGCCACAGCGTGTCGGTAATATAAATCTCGGCGTAGGCCATCTGCCACAGCAAGAAGTTACTGATTCGCATTTCGCCGCTGGTGCGGATCAGCAGGTCAGGATCGACCGTCCCCTGGGTATATAAATGCTGAGAAAACAGCGCCTCGTCAATGTCTTCCGAGTGCAGTTTGCCCTGCTCGACCTGAGTGGCGATCGCCCGACAAGCCTGGACAATCTCCTGCCGCCCGCCATAGTTCGTAGCCACAGAAAACTGAATGCCTTGATTTTGGCTGGTTTCTGCCATCGACCGCTCAATCTCAGCCCGCAGCGACGCAGGCAGCCTCGACAGATCTCCCACAAACCGAATCCGCACCTGTTCTTCCATCATTTCGCGGAGTTCCTGGCGCAGCACCCGCTCAAACAAAGTCATTAAAAAGTCCACCTCTTCCAGTGGACGACCCCAGTTTTCCGTCGAAAAAGCATAGGCTGTCAAGGCTCCGATGCCCCAATCTCGGCAGCAGCGCAGCAGTTCCTTGAGGGTATCAACACCTCGGCGATGACCCATGATGCGCGGCAAGCCCCGCTGTTTGGCCCAGCGACCGTTGCCGTCCATAATCACAGCAACGTGTTTGGGCAGGCGCTCCTGCTGCAAATCTGCGGGCAGGTCTCTAAGAACGGTTGGCTTTGCTGTCATTTTTTCTCCGAGAAGCCGACTTGGAAATGCGAAAGGGAGGGGGCAAAAAGAGCTTGAGCCGATCGATAAACTGGCGACCCAAACTCCGCAACTGAGGGGCGACGGGTTCACGCTCGACCGACTGAGAAAACCGGGCAATGAGCAGTTCTCGCAGCTTGCTGCTCGTCAGGGGACGGTTCAAAATGCCGCCTTCTGCCAGAGAAATTGAACCCGTTTCTTCCGATACCACTATACAGAGGCATTGCTCCACTCGCTCAGTAATTCCCATTGCAGCCCGGTGGCGAGTGCCTAGTTGCCGCGAGGCGCTGCGTTCTGACAGGGGCAAAATTACGCCTGCTGCGGCCAGCCGCGACCCGCGAATCAGCACGGCTCCATCGTGGAGCAGCGTTGAGGTTTGAAAAATAGTTTGCAAGAGTTCCTTTGAAACTTCGGCGTTGAGTTTGACCCCGGGAACCGAAAAATCGCGCTCGTCGATGGGGCGGTTGGTTTCCAAGATCAGCAGTGCGCCCGTGCGATTTTGGGACAGTTCTTTGACTGCATCGACGATTTCATCAATCACGCTGTCAGATTTGGGTACTGCTTCGGTGGCGGGTTTCAGCAGTTGCCAGATTTCGCCGCGCCCAAGCTGCTCCAACAGCCGCCGAAACTCTGCTTGCAGCATAAAGGCCATCGCCACCGCAGATCCAATGACTAGCTTTTCTAGCACAAAGCTGAGCAGTTGCAGGCTCAAGGCTTTGCTGAGCGCCGAAGCCAGCATCAGCACGATTAACCCGCGCACCATCCACAGCGTGCGGCGATCGCCAATAATCACTAGCACCATGTAGGTCAGCATCAGCACCAATACGACATCAATCCCATGCAGCAGCAAGGACTGAGTCCAGCCAGGGTTTGTCAGCCATTGCTTTAGCAAAGATCCCATCAGTTAACTGGTGCTAGGCATTATGCCCCGTGTAAATTGCAGCTATGGCAGGCGCGATCGCACCTGAAAACAGATTTCCTGAAAACAGATTTTAAGAATGGGGTTAGGGACAGGTATTTCCCGAAATCCGTGGCAAACCGCCCAAAAACGTCTCTTCACCACAAGAGATACCGTGAAAACTTCAAACCAGGCGATACGTCTTAACCATCCGTTAAAAAGCTGTCAGGACTTACGCACTTGCGATAAGTTTTCTGGGTTTTGGATGATTTCTGGCGGGCGCAGCCCGCCAGAAATCATCCAACTGCGTAAGTCCTAGCTGTATTACGGAGGACAGAACGCACCCCCCAATTGTAAGAGCGGGAGGCAAGAAGAACCAGTGAGTGACCGATGGGATCGGAAAGCTAGGGGGTTGCCCTTTCCCTGATACACGTCTCTGACGGATGACTCCGGAGATCAGCAAGCCGGAAAAATCTTGCAGTGCACAAACGAGATCACGGCTGGACGGGGAAAGGGCGATCGCCCTTCACGCTGCTCTCGCCAAAACCAGTCTTGTCTTCACCACTCCGGGTCATCAAGTTCAGGTTTCTGGGCTTTAAACGATTTTCGCGGGCACAGCCCACGAAAAATCGTCCAACTGCATCAGTCCTATAAGTTGCCATTGCACAACTTAACTTCTCTTCCCCGGTAGCCCTCAGCCCTCGCGCCGCACCAGTCGCTCTGGCAGGCGATCCTGGCGGATCAAGTCTTCTACCGTTTCGCGCTGCAAGATCAGGCTGGCATCGCCCTGGTTGACCAGCACCGCCGCTGGACGAGGCAATCGGTTGTAGTTGGAGGCCATGCTGTAGTTATATGCGCCCGTACCCATCACCACCAGCACGTCCCCTGGCTCAGTGGGGGGCAGTTTTGCGTCTTTGATGACGATGTCGCCCGATTCGCAGTGCTTTCCGGCGATCGCCACCGATTCTGTCATCGGGGCCGACAGCTTATTAGCCACCACCGCGCGGTAGACCGACTGGTAGGTAATCGGGCGGGGATTGTCGGACATGCCGCCATCGACCGTGACGTAGGTGCGAATGCCAGGAACTGTCTTTTGTCCCCCCACGCGATAGGCCGTAACGCAGGCTGAACCAATGAGCGATCGCCCCGGTTCCGCAATCAGTCGGGGCATCGCCACACCCTGCCGCTGGCAGGCGCGAATAATGCCCTCGCAAATCACCTTCACCCACTCGTCAATGCTGGGCGGATCGTCCGACTCGGTATAGCGGATGCCCAGTCCACCGCCAATATCCAGTTCACTAATCGGCAGTCCATACTGCGCTGCTTTGCTCAGCCATTGCACCATAACGCTGGTCAGATCTTGATGGGCCTGTAGCTCAAAAATTTGCGACCCAATATGCGCGTGTAATCCAACACACAGCAGCGCAGGCTGCTGGCTAACGTAGGCAAACACTTCGTCCAACTGCTCAGGATCGAAGCCAAACTTGCTGTCCAAATGTCCGGTGCGGATGTATTCGTGGGTGTGGCACTCGATGCCGGGGGTCAGGCGCAGCAGAATGCGAATCGGCTGGCCGCCAGCAGTTTCCGAAGTTTCCGAATCAGCCGCCAGAGACACCAGGGTTTTCAATTCCTGCCAATTGTCCACGACAATCGTGCAGCCTGCGCTGACAGCCAGCGACAACTCCTCAACCGACTTATTGTTGCCATGCAGGTAAATCTTGTCGGGCGACACGCCTGCTTTTAGCGCAGTGTAGAGTTCTCCGCCAGAGACGACATCCAGCCCCAACTCTTCGCTATCTACCACTGCACACACGGCCAGACAGTTCCAGGCTTTGGAGGCGTAGATCACCAGCGACTCGCCCGGATAGTATTGACGAAAGGCCTCTCGATATTGACGACAGGCTGTTCGCAGCGTTTCTTCATCTAATATGTACAGCGGCGAACCAAATCTCTCCACCAGCGTTGTCACGTCGCAGCCGCCGATTTCCAGATGGTTCTGTGCGTTGGCGCGGGCAGTCAGCGGCATTAGAACTTGATTCGGTGAAGCAGTCGCAGGGTCTAACGTAGGCAAGTATTGACGACCAGAGTTGTCTAGAGCAGGTGCAGGAGTCGAAACCATCGGGCGGAACTGTCCTTGTCTTTACAGGAGGGTTTGCAGAGGAATGCTAGAGGGAATGCCAATTTTTCTAGTTTACAATTGGCACCTACCCTTCTTGGAGGGATTGAAGATGGATTTTCTGGATCGCAGATAGGCATGGACACGCTATATCTGTCGCTGTTGACACGGGATCAAGTCGATGCCGCCGTGGCGCTGGATCGGCAGTGTTTGGGTGGCCTGTGGACGGAAGACGGTTATTTGAGAGAAATTGACAGCCCAAATAGCACGCTGCTGGCGCTGACCGCTGCGGCAGCGGATGGGGAAACCTCACTCGCTGGGCTGGGCTGTCTGTGGATGATTCTGGACGAGGCGCACATCACGACGCTGGCAGTGCATCCGGCACAGCGGGGGCGGGGGCTGGGGCAACTGCTGCTGACGGCGTTGATGCAGGCAGCGTGGCAACATCAGATGCACTGGGCAACGCTGGAAGTGCGGGCATCAAACAGAGCGGCGATCGCCCTCTATCAAAAATTTGGCTTCACGGATGTCGGCCTGCGGCCCCGCTACTACCAAAACCCCGAAGAGGACGCGCTGATTCTCTGGCGCAGGGGGCTGCAAGAGCCAGACTTCTCAGACACGCTGCGGCAGTGGTGGGGCTGGGTGGGCGATCGCCATCGTCAGCATGGGTGGAACCTGATCCCCGCCCAATCCCCTACCCAAGAAGAAGCAGGCGATCTGGGATTTTCTGCCATCCCTCTTGACATAGGTATCTTTTCCTAGCAAGATCCCCTTCGGAGCAGCAAGCGTGCGATCGCATTCTTCGCTTGCATTCTTTGGTGCGCTCGTTTCGGGATCAGGGTCTTGGCTGGGGTCGGTTGTCTCCGTTGAGCAGCCGGGTGGATTCACTTACCCTATGCTAGAATCAGCAGTACCGGCACGCAGCAGGTGATAGAGACTGCCATGTTTGAACGCTTCACAGAGAAAGCCATTAAGGTGATCATGCTTGCCCAGGAAGAAGCTCGTCGCCTGGGTCATAACTTTGTAGGAACGGAACAGATCCTCCTGGGTCTGATTGGAGAAGGGACCGGTGTCGCCGCCAAAGTGTTGAA
The Thermoleptolyngbya sichuanensis A183 DNA segment above includes these coding regions:
- the cdaA gene encoding diadenylate cyclase CdaA, whose translation is MGSLLKQWLTNPGWTQSLLLHGIDVVLVLMLTYMVLVIIGDRRTLWMVRGLIVLMLASALSKALSLQLLSFVLEKLVIGSAVAMAFMLQAEFRRLLEQLGRGEIWQLLKPATEAVPKSDSVIDEIVDAVKELSQNRTGALLILETNRPIDERDFSVPGVKLNAEVSKELLQTIFQTSTLLHDGAVLIRGSRLAAAGVILPLSERSASRQLGTRHRAAMGITERVEQCLCIVVSEETGSISLAEGGILNRPLTSSKLRELLIARFSQSVEREPVAPQLRSLGRQFIDRLKLFLPPPFRISKSASRRKNDSKANRS
- the lysA gene encoding diaminopimelate decarboxylase, whose protein sequence is MVSTPAPALDNSGRQYLPTLDPATASPNQVLMPLTARANAQNHLEIGGCDVTTLVERFGSPLYILDEETLRTACRQYREAFRQYYPGESLVIYASKAWNCLAVCAVVDSEELGLDVVSGGELYTALKAGVSPDKIYLHGNNKSVEELSLAVSAGCTIVVDNWQELKTLVSLAADSETSETAGGQPIRILLRLTPGIECHTHEYIRTGHLDSKFGFDPEQLDEVFAYVSQQPALLCVGLHAHIGSQIFELQAHQDLTSVMVQWLSKAAQYGLPISELDIGGGLGIRYTESDDPPSIDEWVKVICEGIIRACQRQGVAMPRLIAEPGRSLIGSACVTAYRVGGQKTVPGIRTYVTVDGGMSDNPRPITYQSVYRAVVANKLSAPMTESVAIAGKHCESGDIVIKDAKLPPTEPGDVLVVMGTGAYNYSMASNYNRLPRPAAVLVNQGDASLILQRETVEDLIRQDRLPERLVRREG
- the rimI gene encoding ribosomal protein S18-alanine N-acetyltransferase, producing the protein MDTLYLSLLTRDQVDAAVALDRQCLGGLWTEDGYLREIDSPNSTLLALTAAAADGETSLAGLGCLWMILDEAHITTLAVHPAQRGRGLGQLLLTALMQAAWQHQMHWATLEVRASNRAAIALYQKFGFTDVGLRPRYYQNPEEDALILWRRGLQEPDFSDTLRQWWGWVGDRHRQHGWNLIPAQSPTQEEAGDLGFSAIPLDIGIFS
- a CDS encoding isoprenyl transferase encodes the protein MTAKPTVLRDLPADLQQERLPKHVAVIMDGNGRWAKQRGLPRIMGHRRGVDTLKELLRCCRDWGIGALTAYAFSTENWGRPLEEVDFLMTLFERVLRQELREMMEEQVRIRFVGDLSRLPASLRAEIERSMAETSQNQGIQFSVATNYGGRQEIVQACRAIATQVEQGKLHSEDIDEALFSQHLYTQGTVDPDLLIRTSGEMRISNFLLWQMAYAEIYITDTLWPDFDRAEFHRALVDYQQRDRRFGRLSS